In Rissa tridactyla isolate bRisTri1 chromosome 2, bRisTri1.patW.cur.20221130, whole genome shotgun sequence, a single window of DNA contains:
- the ABRA gene encoding actin-binding Rho-activating protein: MAADSDMATEEKTSTTSAKRAVHKIRMASLVFSLARGWQQWASDHHIKQAQEPSGWVPPKADSSAQPVQERSFEKWPIPSVKRDQGKDDEKSSAKESVAIRDAEKNSRESDEALKKFNIKSKEVTKTVVSKAYERGGDVSLLSERYENNGSSPEMTKLKEESSATDKILSGKLSPTIRRKCSNVVSELTKGWKQVEQEDKEGAKEELLLKCHDNSLDAEDSGYGEAEDKLEQDDSDREVTAVRIKRPVPSFTSRFSEEASAKAHRKYSPVNSLKDRWQEWADHHIITQKLNPFSEEFDHELAMSTRLHKGDEGYGRPKEGTKTAERAKRAEAHIHREIRDMCFIIESMAKPRPDGKIQVTFGELFERYVRISDKVVGILMRARKHGLVDFEGEMLWQGRDDNVIITLLK; the protein is encoded by the exons ATGGCAGCAGACAGCGACATGGCTACTGAAGAGAAGACGAGCACTACTTCTGCGAAAAGGGCTGTCCACAAGATCCGAATGGCCAGCCTAGTCTTCAGCCTGGCACGAGGTTGGCAGCAGTGGGCATCTGACCACCACATAAAGCAAGCTCAGGAGCCCTCTGGATGGGTCCCCCCCAAAGCAGACTCATCAGCTCAGCCTGTACAAGAAAGATCCTTCGAAAAATGGCCAATTCCATCTGTCAAGAGGGACCAAGGAAAAGATGACGAAAAATCCTCAGCAAAGGAATCAGTGGCAAtaagagatgctgaaaaaaattcAAGGGAATCAGATGAAGCCCTCAAAAAGTTCAACATTAAAAGCAAAGAAGTGACCAAAACAGTTGTAAGCAAAGCCTATGAACGAGGAGGGGATGTTAGCCTCCTCAGTGAAAGATACGAGAATAACGGTAGTAGCCCAGAGATGACCAAGCTCAAAGAAGAATCAAGTGCTACTGACAAAATTCTTAGTGGGAAATTATCTCCAACCATAAGGAGAAAGTGTTCAAATGTGGTATCAGAGCTGACCAAGGGCTGGAAACAGGTGGAACAAGAGGACAAAGAGGGGGCTAAGGAAGAACTGCTGCTGAAGTGTCATGACAACAGCCTGGATGCAGAGGACAGTGGCTATGGGGAGGCAGAGGACAAACTCGAGCAAGACGACAGTGACCGAGAGGTGACAGCTGTGAGGATTAAACGACCTGTGCCATCTTT cACAAGCAGGTTCAGCGAAGAAGCCAGCGCCAAAGCCCACAGGAAATACAGCCCCGTTAACAGCCTGAAGGACAGGTGGCAAGAATGGGCCGACCACCACATCATAACACAGAAGCTGAATCCCTTCAGCGAGGAATTTGACCATGAGCTGGCCATGTCCACACGCCTGCACAAAGGAGATGAAGGCTATGGTCGTCCAAAGGAAGGAACCAAAACTGCTGAAAGAGCCAAGAGAGCCGAGGCCCACATCCACCGGGAGATTAGAGACATGTGCTTCATCATTGAATCAATGGCTAAGCCACGGCCCGACGGCAAGATCCAAGTCACTTTTGGGGAACTCTTCGAGAGATACGTTCGTATTTCAGATAAGGTTGTTGGGATTCTCATGAGAGCCAGGAAACATGGGCTGGTGGACTTCGAGGGAGAAATGTTGTGGCAAGGAAGGGATGATAATGTCATAATTACTTTATTAAAATAG